From a region of the Mytilus galloprovincialis chromosome 3, xbMytGall1.hap1.1, whole genome shotgun sequence genome:
- the LOC143067547 gene encoding phosphatidate cytidylyltransferase, mitochondrial-like, whose amino-acid sequence MIRLNFHTIVRWTSTLVKREDVHERIIGSFPNDGMQMAFAYGSGVFKQTGHGDMSKNMLDYIFVVDDAHKWHHQNIKMYPKHYSFLRFFGAKRLAKIQDNYGAGIYFNTLVQHEGTLIKYGVISTDRLVTDLLDWDTLYVSGRLHKPVKLLVIPTNKHLLSAMHINLQSAMHSALLLLPESFTEEELYTKITSLSYSGDFRMQFGEDKNKVSNIVKPNLPYFRQLYEKIIEGEKHVIWHKDENRLEQYPTHVSQFHHLNLLPKSVHVNMVVLRKRSGGLPDMEEIIRNLAHESHCDDYVTRSIQQIVTNSSWGQSIKTILTAGIVKSVRYSLKKVKKMIKGNKKK is encoded by the coding sequence aTGATTAGGTTAAATTTTCATACTATTGTACGCTGGACATCCACTTTAGTGAAGCGTGAGGATGTCCATGAAAGAATTATTGGCAGTTTTCCAAATGATGGAATGCAAATGGCCTTTGCCTATGGATCTGGTGTTTTTAAACAGACAGGACATGGCGACATGAGTAAGAACATGCTGGATTATATTTTTGTTGTAGATGATGCACATAAATGGCATCaccaaaacattaaaatgtatccCAAACATTACTCATTTCTCAGGTTTTTTGGTGCAAAAAGACTAGCAAAAATTCAGGACAATTATGGAGCAGGAATATATTTTAACACTCTAGTTCAACATGAAGGAACATTAATTAAATATGGTGTTATAAGTACTGATCGTCTCGTTACAGATTTATTAGACTGGGATACACTATATGTGAGTGGTCGACTTCACAAGCCGGTCAAACTTTTAGTTATACCAACCAATAAACATTTATTATCTGCTATGCACATTAATTTACAAAGTGCTATGCATTCTGCATTGCTTTTACTTCCAGAATCATTCACTGAAGAAgagttatatacaaaaataacaagTCTATCATATTCAGGGGATTTCAGAATGCAATTTGGAGAAGATAAAAATAAAGTGTCAAACATTGTGAAACCCAACCTACCTTATTTTAGGCAgttgtatgaaaaaataatagAGGGTGAAAAACATGTGATCTGGCATAAAGATGAAAATCGACTAGAACAGTACCCAACACATGTATCACAATTCCATCACCTGAATCTCTTACCAAAGTCCGTACATGTCAATATGGTGGTACTTCGTAAGCGATCAGGTGGCCTACCAGACATGGAGGAAATTATACGGAACTTGGCTCATGAGAGTCATTGTGATGACTATGTTACAAGAAGCATACAGCAAATTGTCACCAATTCTAGCTGGGGTCAGAGCATTAAAACAATACTTACGGCCGGGATAGTCAAGTCTGTCagatatagtttaaaaaaagtaaagaaaatgataaaaggaAACAAGAAGaaatag